The Zingiber officinale cultivar Zhangliang chromosome 9A, Zo_v1.1, whole genome shotgun sequence genome window below encodes:
- the LOC122020604 gene encoding sucrose transport protein SUT1-like, producing the protein MAEERDLELVGGAGVEGISGVVAGDRDMEIVAAAARPPAEPVSLIRLIFACTVACGVQYGWALQLSLLTPYVQTLGLSHALSSIMWLCGPVAGFVVQPCVGLWSDRCCSRFGRRRPFIFVGCLFICLAVTVVGFSSDIGYALGDTKQHCSIYHGPRWHAAIIYILGFWLLDLSNNAVQGPARALMADLSSHHGCNVANAIFCSWMAFGNILGYSSGSSGNWHKWFPFLMTNACCEACANLKGAFLVAMVFILFCLSVTMVFAKEVPLTKSKKKDEESEKFMDIFKTFKNLPPGMPSVLLVTSLTWLSWFPFILYDTDWMGREVYHGNPSGTPAQIDAYDRGVREGAFGLLLNSIVQGITSFFIEPMCRRLTPRVVWSMSNFIMFAGMAATAIISAWSLKSFHGSIQQAITVDGSLRAAALVLFAALGVPQAILFSVPFAVTAQLAVNGGGGQGLSIGVLNISIVLPQVIIALSAGPWDALFGKGNLPAFALASGIAFVCGIVGLFMLPRFSRNNFKTSGLSGFH; encoded by the exons ATGGCGGAGGAGAGGGACTTGGAGCTCGTCGGCGGTGCTGGAGTTGAAGGGATCAGCGGCGTCGTTGCTGGAGACAGAGACATGGAGATCGTGGCCGCTGCCGCCAGGCCGCCGGCAGAGCCCGTAAGTTTAATCAGGCTTATATTTGCGTGCACGGTGGCATGCGGAGTACAATACGGATGGGCGCTGCAGTTGTCTCTTCTCACGCCCTACGTGCAG ACGTTGGGATTATCTCATGCACTCTCTTCCATTATGTGGCTTTGTGGCCCTGTTGCAGGCTTCGTA GTCCAGCCATGTGTTGGTTTATGGAGTGATAGATGTTGTTCGAGATTTGGAAGAAGAAGGCCCTTCATTTTCGTTGGATGTCTGTTTATATGTCTTGCA GTAACCGTGGTAGGGTTTTCTTCGGATATTGGATATGCACTAGGTGATACAAAGCAACATTGCAG CATTTATCATGGCCCGCGTTGGCACGCTGCAATAATATATATCCTTGGATTCTGGCTGTTGGATCTTTCAAACAATGCAGTTCAA GGTCCAGCTCGTGCGCTCATGGCTGATCTATCGA GCCATCATGGTTGTAATGTCGCAAATGCTATATTCTGCTCATGGATGGCTTTTGGAAATATCTTGGGGTACTCATCCGGTTCTAGCGGAAATTGGCACAA ATGGTTCCCTTTCTTGATGACAAATGCATGCTGTGAAGCTTGTGCCAATTTGAAGGGTGCTTTTTTGGTTGCAATG GTTTTCATTCTCTTTTGCTTGTCGGTCACTATGGTTTTCGCAAAAGAAGTCCCATTAACCAAATCAAAGAAGAAAGATGAGGAAAGCGAAAAATTTATGGACATCTTCAAGACTTTTAAGAACTTGCCACCGGGAATGCCTTCAGTGCTTCTCGTCACCTCCCTTACTTGG TTATCATGGTTTCCATTCATCCTCTATGACACTGATTGGATGGGGCGCGAAGTGTACCATGGCAATCCAAGTGGAACTCCTGCACAAATCGATGCTTATGATCGGGGAGTCAGAGAAGGTGCATTCGGTTTGCTACTGAACTCGATTGTGCAAGGCATCACCTCCTTCTTCATAGAGCCAATGTGCCGAAGGCTGACTCCGAGAGTGGTTTGGTCGATGAGCAACTTCATCATGTTTGCCGGCATGGCTGCCACTGCAATCATAAGTGCTTGGTCCTTGAAGAGCTTCCATGGCTCAATTCAGCAAGCAATCACTGTGGATGGAAGTCTTAGAGCAGCGGCACTGGTTCTATTTGCAGCTCTTGGCGTTCCACAAGCT ATTTTGTTCAGTGTTCCCTTCGCGGTAACAGCACAATTGGCTGTCAATGGCGGCGGTGGTCAAG GACTTTCAATTGGAGTTCTgaacatttcgattgttcttccTCAG GTGATCATAGCTCTCAGTGCAGGTCCATGGGATGCTTTGTTCGGAAAAGGCAACCTCCCGGCATTCGCATTGGCATCTGGAATCGCTTTCGTCTGCGGTATCGTCGGACTGTTCATGCTTCCAAGGTTCTCAAGGAACAACTTTAAGACTTCAGGGCTCTCTGGCTTTCACTGA